ttggcgaccatagccattgctgcaataaacattggggtacagatggcccttcttttcactacatctgtatctttggggtaaatacccagcagtgcaattgcagggtcatagggaagctctattcttaatttcttcaggaatctccacgctgttctccaaagtggctgtactaacttgcattcccaccaacagtgtaagagagttcccctttctccacatcctctccaacacacgttgtttcctgtcttgctaattttggccattctaactggtgtcaggtggtatctcaatgtggttttaattggaatctccctgatggctagtgatgatgaacattttttcatgtgtctgatagccatttgtatgtcttcgttggagaagtgtctgttcatatcttctgcccattttttgatatgattatctgttttgtgtgtgttgagtttgagaagttctttatagatcctggatatcaaccttttgtctgtactgtcatttgcaaatatcttctcccattccgtgggttgactttttgtttgattgactgtttcctttgctgtgcagaagcttttgatcttgatgaagtcccaaaagttcatttttgcttatgtttccttggcctttggagacatatcttgaaagaagttgctgtggctgatatcgaagaggttactgcctatgttctcctctaggattctgataagttcctgtctcacgttgaggtcttttatccatttcgagtttatctttgtgtatggtgtaagagaatggtcgagtttcattcttctacatatcgctgtccagttttcccagcaccatttattgaagagactgtcttttttccattgaatattttttcctgttttgtcgaagattatttcaccatagagttgagggtccatatctgggctctccactctgttccactggtctatgtgtgtttttatgccagtagctTTTTAATTATAGGCTGGATAACTTTGGCCACATCCTGTCattcacatttgaaaaaaaataaggataatgagaagattaatttgttttttaaaaataaagtataaagtgTTATACATGTGTACACAAATATATTTAAGCATTATTACTGTTTTCTCAGGTTCacctaagtaaataaattatgaaGGACAACTCTGAAGCcagagaataaaacaaatgaagagagATTATTGTTCTTCAAAGATTCTCCATCAGATTCATGCACAACTGGTCTGTACACTGGTCTTAGTATAGGAAAAAGCGAAATAGTTAAGAGTGGGCCATGATTGTGAGTTCAACTAACTTTGCCTTTGAGCAGATGTTAAATTGCTCTGTAATTCAGTTTACTATGATCAAATGTCTGCCCCATAAAAGTACACAATCTAACTGGAAAGAATGTGAGGCAGacaaatatacatacaaataaaatttgcTTTACAGTTTTGAACATTTCTGTTAAACACTGAATCAGAATTCCAGTCCTTATTGAGttgtctttttccttccccatcaCTCTCTCACTGGACCTGATTAATATGAAGTCTGTAATATTCTGGGGCTTTTAGAAAGCTCTACTTAGAGGGTCTTTAGCAGTAAGGAAGTTGCTTCTGAACTTGTTTTTGATCCTGGGTAGATATTCATGCATTAGACACAGGGCCTAGAAACTCTCAATATCTCAGTATTGTATTTGAGGCATAAACATCATTGAGGATAACAACATATGTCAGAAGCAGATGACAGAGCTTCAAAGAAAGCACTCTATtttacccccaaaataatatttatgcAAAGCATTTGTTAAATTTGTTGCTTGGCAGTGAAAAAATTTTGTTAGGTCTTCCTTTGATATCCTGAAAGCTGGGATATGGATAGGATAAACAAGACATTTGTGAAAGAATTCATTCTTCTGGGACTCTCCGGTTACCCAAAACttgagatcattttttttctctaattctaGTAATGTATCTAGTGATTCTAATTGGCAACGGTATTCTGATCATAGCAAGCATCTTTGATTCCCGTcttcacacccccatgtacttcttcctgggCAACCTCTCTTTCCTGGACATCTGCTATACATCCTCCTCTGTTCCCTCAACTTTGGTGAGCttaatttcaaagaaaaggaacattTCCTTCTCCGGATGCACAGTACAGATGTTCGTTGGATTTGCAATGGGGTCGACAGAGTGTTTCCTCCTGGGCATGATGGCTTTTGATCGCTATGTAGCCATCTGTAACCCTCTGAGATACCCTGCCATCATGAGCAAGGTGGTATATGTACTAATGGCTTCTGTGTCATGGCTCTCTGGTGGTATCAACTCAATTGTACAAACATCTCTTGCCATGCAATTGCCTTTCTGTGGGAATAATATTATCAATCATTTCTTATGCGAGATATTAGCTGTCCTTAAGCTAGCTTGTGCTGATATATCCCTCAATATCTTTACCCTAGCAATATCAAATATGGCATTCCTGGTTCTTCCGCTGctggtcatttttttctcctatatgtTCATCCTTTATACCATCTTGAGAATGAACTCAGCCACAGGGAGACGCAAAGCCTTTTCCACTTGCTCAGCACATCTGACTGTAGTAATCATATTTTATGGTACCATCTTCTTCATGTATGCTAAGCCCAAGTCTCAAGACCGCCTTGGGAATGACAATTTGCAAGCTACAGAAGGGcttttttccatgttttatgGGGTAGTGACCCCCATGCTAAATCCTATAATCTATAGCTTGAGAAATAAGGATGTTAAAGCTGCTgtgaaatatttgctgaattggAAAGCTGTTAAGCCATAAGACCAAAGGGAAATATGAGTCTTTAGTgtataaagaatataaatggcATCATTGAGCCACCATTGAGGACCTTCTTTGCGGAAAGCAAAGTTTATAAAGAgagatttttgttatttgttttcacTGGCCCAGCTTAGCTATAATTACTAAGAATAACCATCTGCCATAAACTCATATTGTAATAGGTTCTGATTCATATCTCACAAAGACAATGAATTCCATTAAAATCTCATCCATGGTGATATCTGAAATGAGTGTTTCTGGTGTCCTGTGTGGCAACAGTGGAAAACATCACATATAAGTTTTGGGAATAGAGAAGCAGGAGTATAAATTCTGCTGTATCACAAACTACTTAAATTAATATTAGGAAAGTTATTATTCTTTCTAAACTGTagtttccttatttgcaaaaAGGGAGTGATTAAACACTGTTCTCAGTGTTATTATCAAGACTCAGTAAGTTGCACAAAGCACCTGGCGTAGTGCCAAATTCATAGTGGTTCTCTTGTAGATGATGTTGAGCTTGACTTTTCCTATTGATTCAGAATATAGGAATTGAAGTGAAGATTCCAAATTGAAGATAAAAGACACTAGCTAGCAActcttttaacccactgagccacccaagcgtcccgctagcaactctttaaaaaaaaaaaaacccaaactatgAATTATAGCCACCCCTCCCTTAAGTCTTCTTAATAATATCAATCACCACTCTTCCTTGCACCTTCTCtccatatatctatataaaagaaaacatcaagaaagaaagaaagggagcgaTAGAATCAAGGGAGACTTTTACATCATGTGGAGAGCTCAGTGAACCATGAGAGGCATTTCACTATTGTCCCTGTGAAAGAGTAGGAAAGCTGTTCCCATTCAAGCCAAGTAAAGGGAATGCTGCAAAAGAGCTTCTTGAGGTTTTGGATGCCTGCAAAGGACAGCTGATGTCTGGCTTGATCAATGAAGGGTTGCTGACCTTTTCTTCTCTAGGCCGAAGACTCAACTGATAAACTAGTCTAGAAGAGGCTTGAAGGATGATGAGTATCTTAGGGTTAAAAATAaccagatttttttgtttgcctGAAATGTTTTTCAGTCTCTGAAAGAGGGCTGAAATTAGTGTCTGGGAAGAGAAAACCATTTCATTTATACTCGTGTGAGTTGAAACTCCTCAGTAAACCTATTACAggtttttcctcctttttgtaGGTTTTTCCTGCCTTGGTTGAGCGCAGCATATCATTGGTCATTATCACCAGACATCGCAACAGCTTCTTTCAGCCTTATTTTCCTATCTAAATGTTCTTGTTCCTGTTGGTTTCAGAGCCATAATGCAGCCTGATTCCTCCTAGCTGAGGGCTGTACTCCCTGCCAATCTACATCCTGGGGGTAAATAGTAATCTTGTTACTAAAATCTTGCTGCCTGTTTCCTGGTTGGAGTGTTGTCACTGCAGTAAACCTCTAGCTGCTGGTATTTCTCTGGCTTGGCTCACAGTGGGTGCTGCTTTAGTTCTATTCAGACAGGTGTGTACCAAACTCTGTGGGTGAGGCTTTAACTCCTGCCCTCTCCTGCTGGGATGAGCCCTGTATTTCAGTCTGATTCAAGTTTAATTCTTTTCCAATTTTGACCTCTGCAGTCAAGGTTTTAGGCACACATCTGTATGTACAACAAAGTCCTGCTTCTAGATGTCTCAGGCAACTCCTTAGcaccttaatttttttccacaaTAGGAAGGGTGCTAGTGTTTCATATGCATGTTTATATTAGATTGAATGCTTTACTTACAAAAATTGATCCTACTTTTCATTGGTATGTATAAAGCTGGTGCAGTGTTGCCTTAGTTTAGAAGTTCTGCTTATATTCATGAATGCTCAGaaaatgaagtgtttttttttttttttgaagattttatttatttatttgacagacagagatttcaagtaagcagagaggcaggcagagagagagagaggaggaagcaggctgcctgctgagcagagaacccgatgcggggctca
Above is a window of Meles meles chromosome 11, mMelMel3.1 paternal haplotype, whole genome shotgun sequence DNA encoding:
- the LOC123952555 gene encoding LOW QUALITY PROTEIN: olfactory receptor 13C4-like (The sequence of the model RefSeq protein was modified relative to this genomic sequence to represent the inferred CDS: inserted 1 base in 1 codon), encoding MDRINKTFVKEFILLGLSGYPKLEIIXFSLILVMYLVILIGNGILIIASIFDSRLHTPMYFFLGNLSFLDICYTSSSVPSTLVSLISKKRNISFSGCTVQMFVGFAMGSTECFLLGMMAFDRYVAICNPLRYPAIMSKVVYVLMASVSWLSGGINSIVQTSLAMQLPFCGNNIINHFLCEILAVLKLACADISLNIFTLAISNMAFLVLPLLVIFFSYMFILYTILRMNSATGRRKAFSTCSAHLTVVIIFYGTIFFMYAKPKSQDRLGNDNLQATEGLFSMFYGVVTPMLNPIIYSLRNKDVKAAVKYLLNWKAVKP